In a genomic window of Piliocolobus tephrosceles isolate RC106 chromosome 1, ASM277652v3, whole genome shotgun sequence:
- the C1H1orf167 gene encoding LOW QUALITY PROTEIN: uncharacterized protein C1orf167 homolog (The sequence of the model RefSeq protein was modified relative to this genomic sequence to represent the inferred CDS: substituted 1 base at 1 genomic stop codon): protein MELMSDASHKKNVSPKPAVLLKPEQRRCRRSLGISLSSRHDQWVPGCQVERGGRAATPSPGAVLDQEPCRVQTNLASPGPRLGLALKDTTGRLVNSSVWQQSNLQPSARRCQGKAREFAIQQSNLSISETSSPHLCPEPGGSFGPHKLPWGRLLSQEPLACPSPCLRRSRLLAPGTPSRDFRPTEAFSPLDGHTQPGLRLWGGLGSWRSRLVGEPLSLEDLAVPSQNQTRAPSHAAVQQLLASVRCLAQEAARLRCQAPQEPPGTVQQDFWTSGGQPLSAHSQPSQPVLASWGERQRCLRGQRETAAFLKTPASLSDSWAQSKLMSPETTLGTLTGDSLNPEQWLPPAHPLGSGDSCSPASPDGRAQKGDPSLPQGVGSRGAGPCSSAFSNTGWGVPPKQKGEEGAPREQVHREEERTAFHLPDTTSASNASKNKAQNVVAPESEATCWQLLSRCFRSWRHLVKRQPEPVVAAVALDRWQLLRKGLQALWLRDAQLEAAWGRYTKVLLAWSFREWRNLALQQKQVQSHMQAGPGSLPSRRAQGQVPSLRRSTVADLSQRSRLEHISPGSLREEERAQWLLSHPGQRTHSRDERVQILEALQLSVFLLWCQQKERTRQERETLQKATRATQTTGSFPHAWHFTAAGAAWVAPLSPQHQRAWLCRCFGAWRQFVQRGSRYRDHLADRRTGTLRKCLEQWVRMKQLRDSDGAKVTQLSLCRQKAGREALHTAGPAACGLGTVGQAQGLQEQGRGSLQDACRTLALCRALLLWKTRLFQCQWANSFLQGLQQRMLQRSLRWWRVRALGPNATSSCTKTPSALEPMGSSTSQGSLEKVPRAPALPETLQGSLLWAAGQRQQGQCLLLWRARAQQFQGTARWYQHTLQRRIFLSWSHWATAQGAWRELASHWAWDRSCRAVLGLWRRRLVQSRLVERWAQERGWRLTRDALCHWHSSWQGQQFLHEKCQTWVQVHLQGLQRAVLRSWQQAAARQRRTVTRPGQLLLQSYFQAWCEVVRDTGVLPAQRQAFQDDLRRRALGAGFATWREAQAAVAGAQEQRVAQASLAHWRSCGQQGQEDGQPKKARAPQAFPAWPVAPDMHREAQQQEGESAGAQAARCWTRCWALWVRESCRGQVSRAHASWKPRAWVLEASTQSGACGSVQRAIVTQLRQAELKRFLQMARLRLRLGLQAKAPGAGKTHSCWTQATGLVPPAPSLQRSLGGQRKPRGTTWAQRCGEHSLCPAFQLWPQWPGQSSWVPVLPLWMRDQGPRGHSSPESRALRAQSEAHKRRLGALSCRILEKQAQAHGSALLLALKGHDALGHQEEVPAAPVPXVTASWAAGFPAGQVPGSSMAALGGCPRGRAAGTDPAQGVAPEIGLADVVAADPATASGSTVTAAGRWAFKKWQQRLAARSPRRGAASSPRPWSKPGPKGPESGQEAAGAPRGWGLGAEHGAQLQL from the exons ATGGAGCTGATGTCTGATGCCAGCCACAAGAAGAATGTGTCCCCAAAGCCTGCAGTGCTCCTGAAGCCAG AGCAACGAAGATGCCGGAGGAGCCTGGGGATCAGCCTGAGCAGTAGACATGACCAGTGGGTGCCCGGGTGCCAGGTGGAGAGGGGAGGGCGTGCTGCCACTCCCTCCCCAGGGGCGGTGCTAGACCAGGAGCCCTGCCGagtccagaccaacctggccagcccTGGTCCCCGCCTGGGCCTAGCCCTGAAGGACACGACTGGCCGACTGGTAAATTCAAgcgtctggcaacagagcaaccTGCAGCCTTCAGCCAGGAGGTGCCAAGGGAAGGCTCGAGAGTTTGCCATTCAGCAGAGCAACCTGAGCATCAGTGAGACCAGCAGCCCCCACCTCTGCCCAGAGCCTGGGGGCAGCTTTGGGCCCCACAAGCTGCCCTGGGGTCGTCTCCTATCCCAAGAGCCACTGGCTTGCCCATCTCCCTGTCTGAGGCGGTCCAGGCTGCTGGCCCCAGGCACCCCTAGCAGGGACTTCAGGCCCACTGAAGCCTTTTCCCCTCTTGATGGGCACACACAGCCAGGCCTCAGATTATGGGGTGGCCTGGGGAGCTGGAGGTCCAGGCTGGTGGGGGAGCCTCTCTCCCTGGAGGACCTGGCTGTCCCCAGTCAGAACCAGACTCGAGCCCCATCCCATGCTGCCGTCCAGCAGCTGCTGGCCTCTGTACGTTGCCTGGCACAGGAGGCAGCCAGACTCAGGTGCCAGGCACCCCAGGAACCCCCCGGTACTGTGCAGCAGGACTTCTGGACCAGCGGTGGCCAGCCACTCTCCGCCCACTCCCAGCCCAGCCAGCCTGTCCTTGCTTCCTGGGGTGAGAGGCAGAGATGCCTTCGAGGCCAAAGGGAAACTGCAGCTTTCTTGAAGACCCCGGCTAGTCTCTCAGACTCTTGGGCACAAAGCAAGCTAATGTCACCTGAGACCACTCTGGGGACACTGACTGGGGATTCCCTTAATCCTGAGCAGTGGCTCCCTCCCGCCCACCCCCTAGGGTCAGGGGACAGCTGCTCTCCCGCGTCTCCAGATGGCAGGGCACAGAAGGGTGACCCCAGTCTCCCTCAAGGGGTGGGAAGCAGGGGGGCCGGCCCCTGTTCCTCAGCCTTCTCCAACACAGGCTGGGGAGTCCCACCCAAgcagaaaggagaggagggggcCCCGAGGGAGCAGGTCcacagggaggaggagaggacagCTTTCCATCTGCCAGACACAACATCAGCGAGCAATGCCTCGAAG AACAAGGCACAAAACGTTGTAGCCCCAGAGTCTGAGGCAACCTG CTGGCAGCTGCTGTCCAGATGTTTTCGGTCCTGGAGGCACTTGGTGAAGAGGCAGCCGGAGCCAGTGGTGGCGGCAGTGGCACTGGACCGCTGGCAGCTGTTGCGAAAGGGCCTTCAGGCCCTGTGGCTCCGGGATGCTCAGCTGGAGGCAGCATGGGGGCGGTACACAAAGGTTCTGCTGGCCTGGAGCTTCCGAGAG tggagaaacctggcttTACAGCAGAAACAAGTACAGTCCCACATGCAGGCTGGGCCAGggtccctgccctccaggagagCGCAGGGCCAAGTCCCTTCCTTGAGAAGAAGCACAGTGGCGGACCTCTCCCAGAGAAGCAGGCTGGAACACATCAG TCCAGGAAGtctgagggaagaggagagagctCAGTGGCTTCTGTCACATCCTGGGCAGAGAACACACAGCAGAGATGAGAGAGTCCAGATACTGGAGGCCCTGCAACTGTCGG TCTTCCTCCTGTGGTGCCAACAGAAGGAACGGACCAGACAGGAGAGGGAGACTCTGCAGAAGGCCACCAGGGCCACACAGACGACAGGGAGCTTCCCCCATGCCTGGCACTTTACTGCTGCAGGTGCAGCCTGGGTGGCCCCACTGAGCCCCCAGCACCAGAGAGCTTGGCTGTGCAG GTGCTTTGGGGCCTGGCGGCAGTTTGTGCAAAGAGGGTCCCGGTACCGAGACCACCTGGCTGACCGCCGGACGGGGACCCTGAGGAAATGTCTGGAACAGTGGGTGCGGATGAAACAGCTCCGCGACTCAGATGGGGCAAAGGTGACCCAGCTGTCCCTCTGCCGGCAGAAAGCAG GACGTGAGGCTCTCCACACTGCAGGCCCTGCAGCCTGTGGCCTGGGTACAGTGGGCCAGGCCCAAGGGCTGCAGGAGCAAGGCCGGGGCTCTCTGCAGGATGCTTGCCGGACACTGGCCCTCTGCCGGGCGCTGCTGCTGTGGAAGACGCGGCTTTTCCAGTGCCAGTGGGCCAA CTCCTTCCTCCAGGGCCTGCAGCAGCGGATGCTGCAGCGCAGCCTGAGATGGTGGCGTGTGAGGGCATTGGGTCCAAATGCCACATCAAGCTGCACCAAGACCCCCTCGGCTCTGGAGCCAATGGGCAGCAGCACATCCCAAGGCTCCCTGGAGAAG GTTCCCAGGGCCCCCGCCCTCCCAGAGACTCTCCAGGGGAGCCTTCTGTGGGCAGCTGGGCAGCGGCAGCAGGGGCAGTGCCTTCTGCTCTGGCGGGCACGGGCCCAGCAGTTCCAGGGCACGGCCAGGTGGTACCAGCATACCCTCCAGAGGCG CATCTTCCTCAGCTGGAGCCACTGGGCAACAGCCCAAGGGGCCTGGAGAGAGCTGGCTTCCCACTGGGCCTGGGATCGGAGCTGCAGGGCTGTGCTGGGCCTGTGGCGTCGGCGGCTGGTGCAGTCGCGGCTGGTGGAGAGGTGGGCCCAGGAGCGGGGCTGGCGACTGACACGAGATGCCCTATGCCACTGGCACTCCTCTTGGCAGG GACAGCAGTTCCTGCATGAAAAGTGCCAGACATGGGTGCAGGTCCACCTCCAGGGCCTGCAGAGGGCTGTGTTGCGGAGCTGGCAGCAGGCAGCAGCTCGTCAGAGACGCACAGTGACCCGGCCAGGGCAACTGCTACTGCAGAG CTACTTCCAGGCCTGGTGTGAGGTTGTAAGAGACACAGGGGTGCTCCCGGCCCAACGTCAAGCCTTTCAGGATGACCTGAGGAGAAGGGCACTGGGGGCTGGGTTTGCCACATGGCGGGAAGCCCAGGCAGCGGTAGCCGGGGCACAGGAACAGCGTGTGGCCCAGGCCTCCCTTGCCCACTGGAGAAGCTGCGGGCAGCAAGGCCAGGAAGATGGGCAGCCGAAGAAGGCCCGGGCCCCGCAGGCCTTCCCAGCATGGCCAGTGGCCCCGGACATGCACCGTGAGGCccagcagcaggaaggagagagtGCTGGGGCCCAGGCAGCCCGGTGCTGGACTCGGTGCTGGGCACTGTGGGTGCGTGAGTCCTGTCGGGGCCAGGTCAGCCGAGCCCATGCTTCCTGGAAGCCGCGAGCCTG GGTCCTAGAGGCCTCAACGCAGTCGGGGGCCTGCGGCAGTGTCCAGCGAGCCATCGTCACCCAGCTCCGGCAGGCTGAGCTCAAACGCTTCCTGCAGATGGCGCGGCTCAGGTTgcggctgggactgcaggccaaGGCCCCAGGGGCCGGCAAG ACCCACAGCTGCTGGACACAGGCCACAGGGCTGGTGCCGCCCGCGCCATCACTGCAGCGCAGCCTGGGTGGACAGAGGAAGCCAAGGGGAACCACCTGGGCTCAGA GGTGCGGAGAACATTCCCTCTGCCCTGCCTTCCAGCTCTGGCCGCAGTGGCCTGGACAGAGTAGCTGGGTCCCAGTTCTACCCCTGTGGATGAGGGACCAGGGACCAAGAGGACACTCCAGCCCTGAGTCCAGAGCCCTCAGAGCCCAAAGCGAGGCCCATAaaaggaggctggg TGCTCTTTCCTGTAGGATCCTGGAAAAGCAGGCCCAGGCCCATGGCTCTGCCCTCCTTCTGGCCCTGAAGGGTCACGATGCTCTTGGCCATCAGGAGGAAGTACCTGCAGCGCCAGTGCCTTAAGTCACTGCTTCATGGGCTGCGGGGTTCCCAGCAGGCCAGGTGCCTGGCAGCAGCATGGCAGCACTGGGTGGATGCCCAAGAGGCAGAGCAGCTGGCACGGACCCTG CTCAGGGAGTGGCACCTGAGATCGGCCTGGCGGACGTGGTGGCAGCGGATCCTGCGACTGCGAGTGGCTCAACAGTTACAGCAGCAGGAAGATG GGCCTTTAAGAAGTGGCAGCAACGCCTGGCAGCCAGGAGCCCAAGGAGAGGAGCTGCCAGTAGCCCAAGACCCTGGAGCAAGCCAGGCCCTAAGGGCCCTGAGAGTGGACAGGAAGCTGCCGGAGCCCCGCGGGGTTGGGGGCTTGGGGCAGAGCACGGGGCCCAGCTGCAGCTGTGA